One Miscanthus floridulus cultivar M001 chromosome 11, ASM1932011v1, whole genome shotgun sequence DNA window includes the following coding sequences:
- the LOC136494488 gene encoding BTB/POZ domain-containing protein At1g50280-like, with translation MNELCDLKVHINGHHTLHLHQSVMCAFSGRLRTMVKQEKIMKKAGRKEAVSIKLAGFPGGADGFELVARFCYNNGRVLLCPSNLPVLHCAAVFLEMIEEVCACNLLAQAEAFVNGLCYWTWGDVLTAVRSCEHFAAAADSSGLLERLISALFSKITATPETPTAAASAACGGGMGTPNRSSSSCSSSPDTVGFGRSSSSATKTPESMRPCAGREWWFDDMTSLSPPTIEKVMRVLGCYGVENKNLILTRFLLHYLRAATRRPPALCEGEREGAAALAGLADTAVHGVALVGGTAFSCRGLFWVLRIVSAVGLSRECRHKLERLMGLMLDQATLDDLLVSGDDGGVYDVNLVMRLVRVFVASEEEADAPSQRMRKVGRLVDKYLGEISPDHGLKVSKFLAVAESLPDSARDCYDGVYRALDIYLESHPVLSLEERTTLCRCLNYEKLTLEACKDLAKNRRIPPGVAVQALASQQCKLHISEPGPGAAAPATKERRSNPSACSQSQTPRRRVARRATRSVDLGGGGDDDEKELLRLNLQRMQSRVVELERACKEMKGQMSKMAKGKSFSFGAGAASCHQTGGRGLPRLC, from the exons ATGAATGAGCTCTGCGACCTCAAGGTGCACATCAATGGTCATCACACGCTTCATCTCCACCAG AGCGTCATGTGTGCCTTCTCGGGGAGGCTGAGGACGATGGTGAAGCAAGAGAAGATCATGAAGAAGGCCGGCAGGAAGGAAGCCGTGTCCATCAAGCTCGCCGGCTTCCCTGGCGGCGCCGACGGCTTCGAGCTCGTGGCCAGGTTCTGCTACAACAACGGCCGCGTTCTGCTCTGCCCCTCCAACCTCCCGGTCCTGCACTGCGCCGCCGTGTTCCTGGAGATGATCGAGGAGGTGTGCGCCTGCAACCTGCTGGCGCAGGCGGAGGCCTTCGTTAACGGGCTCTGCTACTGGACCTGGGGCGACGTGCTCACTGCGGTCAGGAGCTGCGAGCACTTCGCCGCGGCGGCCGACTCCTCCGGCCTCCTGGAGAGGCTCATCTCCGCGCTCTTCTCCAAGATCACCGCCACCCCGGAGACGCctactgccgccgcctccgccgcctgcgGCGGCGGCATGGGGACACCGAACCGCTCCTCGTCGTCGTGCTCCTCGTCGCCCGACACGGTGGGCTTCGGCCGGTCGTCGTCGTCCGCCACCAAAACGCCGGAGTCGATGCGGCCCTGCGCCGGCAGGGAGTGGTGGTTCGACGACATGACGTCGCTGTCCCCGCCGACCATCGAGAAGGTGATGCGCGTGCTCGGCTGCTACGGCGTCGAGAACAAGAACCTGATCCTGACGCGGTTCCTGCTGCACTACCTCCGCGCCGCCACGCGCAGGCCGCCGGCGCTCTGCGAGGGGGAGCGGGAGggcgccgccgccctcgccggCCTCGCGGACACGGCCGTCCACGGCGTGGCGCTCGTCGGGGGCACGGCGTTCTCGTGCCGGGGCCTCTTCTGGGTGCTGCGGATCGTGTCAGCGGTGGGGCTGAGCAGGGAGTGCCGGCACAAGCTGGAGCGGCTCATGGGGCTGATGCTGGACCAGGCCACGCTCGACGATCTCCTCGtctccggcgacgacggcggcgtgtACGACGTGAACCTGGTCATGAGGCTCGTCAGGGTGTTCGTGGCCTCCGAGGAGGAGGCCGACGCGCCGTCGCAGAGGATGCGGAAGGTGGGGCGCCTGGTCGACAAGTACCTCGGCGAAATCTCGCCGGACCACGGTCTGAAGGTGTCCAAGTTCCTCGCCGTCGCCGAGAGCCTGCCGGACTCGGCCAGGGACTGCTACGACGGCGTGTACAGGGCTCTGGACATCTACCTCGAG TCGCACCCGGTGCTGTCCCTGGAGGAGCGGACGACGCTGTGCCGGTGCCTCAACTACGAGAAGCTGACGCTGGAGGCGTGCAAGGACCTGGCCAAGAACCGGCGGATCCCGCCGGGCGTGGCGGTGCAGGCGCTGGCGTCGCAGCAGTGCAAGCTCCACATCAGCGAGCCCGGGCCCGGCGCTGCGGCGCCGGCGACGAAGGAGCGCCGGTCCAACCCGTCGGCCTGCTCCCAGTCCCAGACGCCGAGGAGGAGGGTCGCCCGCCGCGCCACCCGCAGCGTggacctcggcggcggcggcgacgacgatgaGAAGGAGCTGCTGCGGCTCAACCTGCAGAGGATGCAGAGCCGGGTGGTGGAGCTGGAGCGGGCGTGCAAGGAGATGAAGGGCCAGATGTCCAAGATGGCCAAGGGCAAGTCCTTCTCCTTCGGCGCGGGCGCCGCCTCCTGCCACCAGACCGGCGGCAGGGGCTTGCCTAGGCTCTGCTGA
- the LOC136494076 gene encoding chlorophyll a-b binding protein CP24, chloroplastic-like, whose translation MALASTSATAPAAVLKTPFLGARRALANAAGTKPAPRRALVVVAAVAPKKSWIPAFKSDAEFINPPWLDGSLPGDFGFDPLGLGKDPAFLKWYREAELIHGRWAMAAVLGIFVGQAWSGIPWFEAGADPGAIAPFSFGSLLGTQLLLMGWVESKRWVDFFNPDSQSVEWATPWSRTAENFANFTGEQGYPGGKFFDPLGLAGTVKDGVYIPDVDKLERLKLAEIKHARLAMLAMLIFYFEAGQGKTPLGALGL comes from the exons ATGGCGCTCGCGTCTACCTCCGCCACCGCGCCCGCTGCCGTGCTCAAGACCCCGTTCCTCGGGGCCAGGCGCGCGCTCGCCAATGCCGCCGGCACcaagcccgcgccgcgccgcgcgctcgTTGTCGTCGCCGCGGTCGCCCCCAAGAAGTCGTGGATCCCCGCCTTCAAGAGCGACGCCGAGTTCATCAACCCGCCCTGGCTCGACGGCTC TCTCCCCGGCGACTTCGGGTTCGACCCGCTGGGGCTGGGCAAGGACCCGGCGTTCCTCAAGTGGTACCGTGAGGCGGAGCTGATCCACGGGCGGTGGGCGATGGCGGCTGTGCTGGGCATCTTCGTGGGGCAGGCGTGGAGCGGCATCCCGTGGTTCGAGGCCGGCGCCGACCCGGGCGCCATCGCGCCCTTCTCCTTCGGCTCGCTGCTGGGCACGCAGCTGCTGCTCATGGGGTGGGTGGAGTCCAAGCGGTGGGTGGACTTCTTCAACCCGGACTCGCAGTCCGTCGAGTGGGCCACGCCCTGGTCACGCACCGCCGAGAACTTCGCCAACTTCACCGGTGAGCAGGGGTACCCGGGCGGCAAGTTCTTCGACCCGCTCGGCCTCGCCGGCACCGTCAAGGACGGCGTCTACATCCCCGACGTGGACAAGCTCGAGCGGCTCAAGCTCGCCGAGATCAAGCACGCCCGCCTCGCCATGCTCGCCATGCTCATCTTCTACTTCGAGGCCGGACAGGGCAAGACGCCGCTCGGCGCGCTCGGCCTATGA